The Candidatus Delongbacteria bacterium nucleotide sequence GAAAACAAAGTACATGAGCGGAGTAATTACTTCTATGATACAAACTTAGCAGCAGATATTGGTTATGTTGTCGATTACGATAGAGAATTTTTACAGAAATTCGATATGGATTCAATACATAATCAGACGTTTGCTGTTTATGTTGGAAGGGAGAATAAATTAAAAAAATCAATGTTTAACATTGATGGAAATCATTGGATCATGTCTTCATCTAATATAATTAATAGACTTGGAATTGAATATCAGGTAAATATTATCGATATTATTCGTCGATCAATCATAGTGAATCATTCTACATTTTTAATTTACGAGAAGTTCGTAATATCATTTGATTCTAGTATAAAAAAGAATTTTACAAAAGAAAACATATCTTACAAAATATCAATAAATGGAAAAGTTGAAATAAAAAAATCTTTTATTCTATTTGTAAACATGACATTAAGACAAGAAGATCTTTTATATAGAAACCTTTCTCTATACAATGCCATAGGAGTTAATTACTGTTTCTAAATGTAGAGGTTATCCTTTTTTATAAAATTTAACTTGACCAAAATGAATATTTTATATTCTTTCTAATAAAAAACGAGTAAGAGATGGATAAAAAGCTAGATGATAAAAAGATTGCAATAATTTATAACACATCTTGGTATGTTTATAATTTTAGAGTAAATCTAATTAAGCATTTACAAACCTTTGGAGCAAAGATTATTGTATTAGCACCAAGAGATAACTTTACTGAAAAGCTTATTCAATTAGGATGTGAATTCCAAGAGATTTATGTTAAAGGGAATGGCATGAACCCCTTTCAAGATTTGTATACACTGTACACAATAAAAAAAGCTTTAAAATTAGTAAAACCTGATATCTGCCTACAATATACTATTAAACCAAATATTTATGGTTCAATTGCTTGTTTATCAAAAAAAATACCAGTTATAAATAATGTTGCTGGTTTAGGGTCTCTATTTGAAAAGAAAAATATTATGACAATATTTGCACTTAACCTTTATAAGTTCGCATTTAAAAAAGCTAGCCATATTTTTTTTCAAAACAATGATGATTTGAGTTTATTTAAAACACACAACATTATTAGTAACAACTATTCAAGAATACCTGGATCCGGCGTTGATTTAGAGCGTTTCAAAGATTTTGAAGAGTTTCAAGAGAAAAAATCTTTTCTTTTATTTTCTAGGTTGTTAAAATCAAAAGGAGTTGAAGAATATTTGAAGGCTGCAGAGATTTTGAAAAAAGATTATCCTGATTACTCTTTTAAGCTACTCGGTCATTTTGAAAAGAATAATAATCAATATATTGACGAGTCAATCTTGAATAAATTTGTGTCAAATGGAACTATAGAGTACTTAGGTGAAACAGATAACGTAGTTCCCTTTATAAAAGATTCTGGTTGCATAGTACTTCCATCCTATTATAGAGAAGGAGTTCCTAGAAGCTTGTTAGAATCAGCAGCAATGAGTAAAGCTATTATTACTACTGATCATATAGGCTGTAGAGATGCTGTTATAGATGGATTTAATGGATACTTGTGTGAAGTTGAAAACTATAAAGACCTTGCGGATAAAATGAGAAAATATATAATATTATCAATTGAAGAGAAAAAGAGTTTTGGACGTAATAGTAGACTATTTGTTGAGAAATACTTTGATGAAAAAATTGTTTTAGATAATTATTACTCTACGATTTTAAAATTATTAAGGATAAGATGAAAATTGCAATAAACTGCTGTTACTACACCTTGAAAGGTGGGGGGATTAGAGAGTATATTTATAACCTAATTACTAATATTGTTAAATTGGATAAGGTTAATAATTATATTTTTTATATCTATGAAGAAAGTATTGATTTGTGGAATAAAACTATGCCTAGTCATATTCCATATAAATTAGTGCCATTTAATTCAAAACAAAAAATAAAAAGATCATTATTTCAAGACAAATTTTGGATTGAAGAAGAAAAGATTGAAAAGTTTGACATATTTCACTCTCCATTTTTTTATTCACCGAGTGTTCTAAAATGTAAAATTGTACTTACTGTTCATGATTTACGATTCAAGGTGTTTCCAGAAACTTACGAATTTATTAGACGGTTTTTTCTTTATAGGAAAGTTAAAAAAAGCATTAAGAACAGTAAACATATTATATCAATTTCTAATTTTACAAAAAGTGAAATATTAAAATATTATAAAATTGATGAAAGGAAAGTTTCAGTTATTCATGAAGCAGTAGATAGATCCAGATTTAGAACTATTAATAATTCTGAAGCCAATTTAGAAATACATGGTTTAAAAAAATATAAGTATCTTCTTTCCGTTGGGCATTTGGAACCAAGAAAAAGTATCGAATTTTTGATCAATAGCTTTATAAAAATTAAAGAAGAAGGTTTTGCAAAAAATTTTAAATTAGTAATAGTTGGTAAAAAAAATCATGATTATCACAAAACAATTGAGTTGATAAATTTATACAAAAACGATATTGTATACCTAGACTTTGTTTCGGAAGAAACTTTATTTAGTTTATATCAAAATACATATTTAAACATTTTTCCATCAATCTATGAAGGGTTTGGTTTTCCAATACTGGAAGCAGCTTCATTTAATGTTCCATCATTATGTAGTAATACTACTTCACTACCAGAAATAGGAGGAGACTCATGTTCATATTTTGAACCTCTTAATTATGAGAGTTTCAAAACTAAGCTCATTGAATTGTTAATCAATTCTGATCTATATTATAATTTAATCAAAAAAATTAGCGAAAACTTGGATCGATTTTCTTGGACTAAAAATGCTATTCAAACTATAGAAGTCTATAAAAAAGTTGAAGAATTAACAAAATAGTTTTTCCCAACGATCAATAATATTTTTTTCAGAAAATTTACTCATGCTTTCAATTGCATTTAAACCTAGTTTTTTGCGTAATGTTTTATCCGCTATCAAGAGTTCCATTGCTTCTGCTAGTTTTATTTCGTTCTCATTTTCAACAAGTAAACCATCATAATAATTCGTTACAATTTCTTTTGGACCATATGGACAGTCTGTACTAACTACAGCAAGTCCTATAGACATTGCCTCGCATAAAACTAATCCAAATCCTTCAACCCTAGATGAAAGAACAAAAATATCTGATTTTAACATCTCATACTGAATATTTCTTGTGACTCCACGAAGAAATACTTTTCTTTCTAATTCTAAGTCTTTGATCTGGTTTGTTAAGTCGCTCTTTAGTTCACCATCTCCCCATATCTCTAGTATCCAGTCCTCATATTTATCAGAAATTATTTTAAAAGCATTTATTAAAATATCAAACCCTTTTGATTCTCTTAATCTTCCTACAGCAATAATTCTCTTTGATACATTAGAATCTTTTTTATCTGTACTTGCTCTTACAATATTCGGCATTACTACAATTTTTTTCTTCAAAGTAATAGAAAAATACTCTTTCGACTTTTCTGTTAATACTGTAATATATTTTGCTTTTCGGTAAAATAACTCTCTCAATATATCCCAGAATAAACCAATATTATAGAATCCTGGAGTGAAATGTTCAGTTAAAATAATTGGAATATTTTTGAAAAGTAATGAAGCAGATAAAAGTACATTTAGCTTGTCACAAAAAGATATAACTACATCGGGTGATTCACTAATAATTGTATTCCTGATATAATACAAAGCTGGAAAAAAATTGAGTACTTTTTTTATTTTTGAATAGTTTCCCATTATAGATAAATTGAGAATTCTAATTTCTTTATCAATCTCATAAAACAATGTTTTGGAATTTTTATCTGTTGTCATAATCGTAACTTCATGACCATTCCTTTGAAAACCTTCTGCTAAATCAGTTGCAGCCCTTTCAGTTCCTCCTGGCCTATGCATTGAATATATGAAAACTATTATTTTCATTATTTTTTCTCGTAGATTTTGTAAAACATGTTTGGAGCAAATATGCAAATCAAAGCTTTAATAACAGTTTTATACATCAACAAATTATGAAGAATGAAATATATTAAATATTTTTTTATAATATTTCTTTTTGATAAACTATTGAAATGAGCTCTATCCTTAACAGAAGCATAATAAGCTAAAACCGTTAAAATATTTTGGGGAATTTTCCTGAACTTAATTAGTTGAATAATTTTAGTATTAGTAAGTTGGTGTTTAAGAGAATTGAAAGATCTGATATTGTCTCTTATATTCTTTTTAATCGGATTATTAACTGCACTTCCCTGTCGCTGTAAATAGTGAGTATAAATCTTTAAATCAAATTTGATTCTTTTTGAAAATGATAAATATTTTATGGTAAAGTTCTGATCTTCTGCATATCTAAATCGGTGATCAAAAAATAATTCATTTTCTACGATTATACTTTTATTATATAAAACACAACCTGTCCAAAAAACTAAATTATCTTGAAAAAAAAGATCGATTGGATCAGAATATCTTTTTCCCAAACACTTATCTAAAGGACCCTTTTCAATATAAAGCCCATTCTCATCCACTTTATCAAAATTCCAAACATATGTATCGTAGTCTTCGTTGGAAATCCTATCTCTTAAAAAATTCAATAAACCTAATTCTATGAAATCATCTCCATCCAAAAACAATATAAATTCACCACTTGCATTAAGTAAACCCTTATTTCTAGCTCTGCTTACTCCAGAATTGTCTTGATCTATTAGTTTGAAATTTATGAATTTATCAGAATAACTTGAAATAACTTCAAAAGTATTGTCAGTAGAACCATCATTTATTACAATAACTTCAATATCAATACCATCTTGAATCAAAACTGAATCTAGAGTTCGTTTTATATATTTAGCAACATTATATGATGGTATTATTATTGAAATCAACATATTACACTCTAAATAAGTACTTGAATATCTTTTTAAATTTTGAAATAAAAAGATATTGTATTCTTAAAGATATAGTTGCCTTATAGTATTGCCTAGTATTCAGATAAGCGTACTCTCTTTTAATTTTAAAAGTCTCCAGTTCTGACAATAGTTTATGTTTGTCTGTTGAACCACCTAGACTAAAATTTGATAATATCTTCGGAATAAAATGAAAACATACATGATTCTTTAGTAATCTGAACATCAATTCATAATCGGCTGCTAATCTATACTCATTCCTAAATAACCCAAAAGCTAAATATATCGATCTAGATATAAATGTAGACGGATGACTAATTATCGCTTCGTGTAAGTAATTATGATGATACCCTGTCGCTCGATACGGTAAACCATCAATATAATTCATAAGGATACCGTAGTAAACTCCATCTCTACAATGATTGTTCGAATAACACTCTTCTAGTATCTCGAGAGTATTCTCTTCATACCAATCATCACTATTAATAATTCCAATCAGTTGTCCATTTGTCTTTGATATGCCTTTATTCATAGCATCATAAATGCCATTATCTTTTTCACTGACAAAACTTAATTTTCCATCAAATTTATCAATATAACTTTTGATAATATCTACAGTACTATCAGTCGAAGCACCGTCAATTATAATATATTCATAATCCTTATAAGTTTGATGTAAAACACTTTCGATCGTTCGTGCTATAGTCTTCTCTGAATTATAAGATACAGTGATTATAGAAAATAAAGGAACAGACATACATTCACCTCAATCATTGTAACTTAACATACTAATATAAAAAATAAAAAAACCTAAAAACATTGGCGAAGCAATCAATAATGGCTCAACCATTGATGACACAAAAAAAGAAAACAATATTGGAAAATATATAAAGAATCTATCTTTTTTGAAAATATTGTAGAAAATGTTAGGTAAGTGAGTTAATTGAAAAATTAATAATATTACCATTACTATATATCCAGATACATTGGCAATATCTAACCATAAATTATGGGCAAAAAGTTCTGGGAAAAAACTTATTCTACTGCCCCCAAATGGATAATCCCAAATCTTATCAATCGTTTCAATCCATAATTTATACCTAGGAGTATAATAAAATGGAGTATCAGTTCCTGTTCCTATATTCTTACCTGATAATCTTCCCAAATAAAACATAAGGTTATCAATATTTATCAATCTTACTGACAATAAAGATGCTATCGAGAATACAGAGATCATAGATACCTTTATTGACATTTTTAATTTTTGATAACCATCTAATCTAACAAAATAATATATAAATGATATTAGAAAAGATAATATTGCAGCATATATTGGTGATCTAGTTTGAAGTAAGTATGAACAAAAAATTGAAACGATCGCAATAGAAAATACAATTAACTTATTTAATCTTTTTTTTGCTGAAAAAATAATGCTTGTAAATGAACAACCAATTGAAAGATACATGCCTAAAATAGTCGCAACAGTTGATTCTCCCGTCCAAATACTTGAATTTTCTCTTGTTATCAACATTCTTAACCCATATTCTTGGAATGAGTTTACAACAGTGAATATAGTATATAACAATAATCCTAAAATAGGTAAAATTATTATTATCAGATTATCTTTTTGGTTTGATAATTTATATCCTATGAAGTAAAATGATAAGATTATCGCAACTGGATGATAATAATTTATAAAAAGATCATCTATATTTATAAAATATTCATTAAAACTTAACTGTATTTGGTAATACAAAAGTAGAAAAGTTAATAATAATAGTATATTTATAGCAAATTGTGAGTTAAACTTTATATAAAATATCAAAAATAATGGTGGAAGAAACAAAAATAATGATATGTAATAAGATATAATTGGAACTTGGAAGCCATAGATAAACATAAGCATGATTAAAATGTAATCATATAACTTTTTAAGCTCTTTATCTGATTCTCTACTTTGTTCCAAACTTTCCTCATCTTTTCTAATAAAATTTTAAAGATTTCTTTACCCGATTATATAAAAAATCTAAAAATTTATTTTTCTTAATATAATATATAATAATGTTTAAATACAATCTGTATAGGTATGAATAAATCTTTTTATATCCTTTAATTAGTTTCTTATTTTTATTTACAATTTTTATAATCCAAAAATAGTGTTTAATCATTTTTGCTTTTGATAAACCATTGGGGTTCTGTCTATATGCTGTTCCTATTGTTCCAGAAAAATAGAATTGACATTTTTTGGCTAATCTAATGTCAAGATCATAATCTTCATAGATCGGGACATCTAAATCATAACCTCCAACTTCGAAATATAGCTCTCTTTCAAACAGAAAATCTCTTGGTATTACACAATTTCTAAAAAAAATGTTTTCAAGAATATCTCCTTCTGGCAAGATCTGATCATCATACCAATTCTTTATGAACTTACCTTCAAAATCAACAATTGCTATATCAGAATAAGTAATAACTGGCTTTATTGATTTGCTTTTCATACTTATAAGATGAGAATATTCTTTTTCAAGTTTATCATCTGAATAATAATAATCATCTGCATCTAAAGTCGTAATATACTTGCCTTTTGAATTCAAAATTGCAGAATGCCTAGTCTTTGTTACTCCTGAATTTTTAGTATTTTGAAAAACTCTTATATTTTTAAATTTTTCAGAATATTCTTCTAAAACTCTTAAGGAATCATCTGTAGAACAATCATCAACTATTATTATTTCAAAATTTTTATAGCTTTGTTTTAGAACACTCTCTATGCATTGAGGTAAAAACTTAGAGTTATTGTAATTTGCGATTACAACTGAAATTAAATCATTTTTCACCTTTAAAAACCTCAATAAATTTTTTTACATCATGAAACAACAAACTATTATCCCTTATCCAAGAGATCTCTTTATTCCACCATCTAAAATTTTTAAAAAATTGAATCACTTCTTCATTGAATCTCATTCGAATTAATTTAGCTGGAACTCCACCATATATACCATAAGCAAGCAAATCTTTAGTAACTACACTTCCGGCAGCAACTATCACACCATCTCCGATAGTAACACCTTCTAAAATTAAAACATTTGCACCTATCCAAACATCATTTCCTATTACTATAGAATAATTATTATCTTTATCTGCAAACTTAAAATCTTCAAAATATTGACTATCAACAAAGTTAAATCCAGCTTGCTGTTCTTTAAGTAATGAAAAAAAAGCTGGGTGAGTTGATACAAAATCTTTTGTAGGATGTTGTCCCTTTATTATAGAAATGTTAGGACCAATAGAACAAAACTTACCTATACAAGAAGATGATAATTTTGAATTTGAAGCTATATAAGTTCCAATTCCTATCCAAGAATAATAAACTTCAACATCATTATGTATCTTATTATATCCTCCAAAATAGGTTTTCATATTGAATGAAACCGATTTGTCTATTGAAAGATTTTGATGTTTTCTTTGTTTTATAAATATTTTTATTCTCTTCTTGATTTTCTCAATCATTACCAATAGCATCCGTTTTCAACTTTATTTGCATTTTCTGGAATCTCGGATTCTTCAGGTCTTACCCAATATTCATTATAAAATTTAGATATTACAGGATGATCATCCCATCTCTTGCCTCTAATTCCAAATAAGATTTGAGTAGCTCCACCCATATGAATTGCTTGTTTCCCAAGATTCTTTATGAAAGAACCTAGCGGTAATCCATATGCACCACAACCTAATATTGCAATATCAAAATCGATTTTATTAATTTCATTCTTCATATATTCTAGTGCATCAAACCATGATTTGAATTCTGTCTGATTCCCTGCAATGGACTGTACAGCTCTTAAAGTAACTAATTGAAAATTCGGTAGAGTAATGTTACTGGTGTATATCTTATCTCTGTTTTTGTTATAATTTCTTCTGATCGAATTAGTAATCGGAGAAATTACTAGCACTTTTTTATTCTCAAGATACTTACTCCAAGGTAAATTATGATAATATGGTTCCAAAGACTCTGGATTTACTAGAATAGCTTTTTTACAAAACAAATCAATAAAATAATTTTCTTTTCTAATAAATTTCCAAATACCTAACAAATCAATATTCTTTGAACTTTCAATATATTCTTTTGAAAACTGCCGTAATATTTTTTCATCATTAGGGAAAACACCCGCATTAATATTTATCATATAAGCAAAAGAATCATTAATTTTTTTTCTATTTAGTCTCATTAGAAATTTAATTTTCTTTAATATATTTAATTTCTTATATTCCTCAACTTCTAAATAGTTATTTACAATATTTAGCTCTACAGCACCGAATCTAGAAATCAAAAATGGTCTTTCACTCTGAATTAGTTCTATAATTTTTGAGTTTCCTTCAAAAGAATTTAATATTTTTTTTGAAATAAATTGAGAATCCCCCTCAATACTCATAAAGTAATCTCTTTGAATATGTCTCAGAATTTTTATTACAAAAGCTTTCAAAATTTAGTATCCTCTATCTTATAGTTTATGATACTTAATGCTATTATTTTTATAATTATTCGAGTTTCACTAAATAGAAGTGGTGCTAAGATATTAGCAATAAACTGGGCTACGACAGTTGCAAAAGCAGCTCCGTTTATCCCGAACTTAGGTATCATTAAGTAATTAAGGATTATATTTACTAAAGCACCTACCAATAAGTAATTGAATTCATACTTTTGCAGATTCTCAACGATAATCCATTTGTTTGTGATTAAACCAACACTTACAATCACACTTCCCCAAATATGAATTTTCAAAGCTGGAACAGAGTTTAAATATTCATTACCAAAAAGTAAAGTTATTCCATATTCTGAAAAAAAGTAAATTACAAAAGATACAAATACTGCTAACCAAAAAAAACTAAAATATAGTTTTTGCAACCTTTTTAGGTATAAACTGTAATCATTTTTTCTGGCCATAATCAACCATGGTAACAGAGCTGTAGTTGCAGTTCCAGGTATGATATAGTAAAGCTCACTTATTCTAACAGCAACTGAATAATTTCCATTATCTGCACTAGTCAACATATTAGTTATCATTATCTGGTCTATTCTCATGTAAATTATTGCTACTAAACCTGACAATAATAATGGCCATGAATTCTTTAAAAAATATTTAATATCTTCAAACTTAACTTTTAGATTTTTCAACGAGTCAAATTTACTTGTAAACAAATACAAATTTAATAAAATAGTAATAAACAATGTAATTAAACCAGAAAATGCAAAAGCTAATAATGACATTTCTAGGTATATAAACAGTAACTTTACAGAAGCTGTAAGAATTACAGAAATAAATCGTACAATTGCAATATACTTTGTCTTTACTTTTGCATTAAAAAACCATTCAAATGGATTCAGAAATGAGAATAGAACCTCAAATGACATTATCAGAATAACCATTCGTGAATAATAATCTGAATGAAAAAATGATATAGATAGAACAGAAAAAAAACCAATTGTTGTTGCGATTAGCCTTATAAACAACGCAGACCCAAGTAACTCATTCTTCCTATCTTCGTTTTTTACGAGTTCTCTTATTACAATATTCTCTAGGCCTAATCCAGTTATTACTCCAATCACAGAAACGATACTTAAAGCATAGTTAAAAACACCCCAAAACTCAGCTCCAAGATATCTTGCAACCAATACACTTACAAAAAAAGTTATCGGAAACGCTATAATTTTTTCAATTGTTAATGCAGAAGCATTAATAAAATGCTTATTTTCCAATAATTTATTAATCATCAGATTTCATCATCAATTTTATTTCAATCAATTTTTCTCTTATTAAGACAATGACTATACTCATAAAAAAACCTACAATTGAACTTAATATAACAATTTTGGTTCTTTTAGGATAAAATCTAAGATATGGAATTCTTGGCTCATCTAAAACTTGATAAATATTATCTGATAAGATATAACTTCTTTTTAATTTGTCAGATATTAATTTCATTATTTCTTTTTTTAAATTTATATCATTGACATCTTTTAATAAATTCTCAAAAAAAACAATGTCAACAATTATTCTTTTTCTGTTCTCTTCGAGTATAACTTTTTTTAAATCAATTAAGATTTCATTTAATAGATTATAGGCAAATTTTTTATCATTTAATTTTATCGAAATTCTGACAATGTTTGTTTCTGTGTCATTGTTAAATAAAATCACTTCTTCTTTAAGTAGCTTAAAAAAAAGTTCAATTCGTTGGTATTCTCTTTCAACATCATTTAAATCAAAATCTCTTGGATTTTTTAAAATTTTTCCATTTTCTGAGTATTTATCATAGTATTTCCTTAAGAAACTCTCTGAATAAAGGTGTGCTTTTATTGATTGAACTACAGGAGAATCTTGATTAGTCCCAATTGAAAGTCGACTTAGCATATTGGTGCTTCTAAACGAAACTTCATCGTTTGTTTCAGCAGGAATGATAGTAGTAGAAACAATATAAGTTTTCTCAGCTAATAAAGTATATGTTATTGCTATTATACCAACAATAAAATTAAAAACAATAATAAATTTCAAACTTTTCTTAAAAATCTTTATCATTTTTATTATAAAGATATCTAAGTTCGCATTTTCTAGCATTTGGGAAACTCCATCTATTTTAACTTCTTTTCTGTATATCCAATTCTCCATTCATTCTTATTGGTATGAATAGAAAACCAGATCTTCAATTTTCCATCAATTTCAAAACCTGTTGATCTATAAACTTTTTTGGAATTAAAAAATTCAACACCATGTCTTAGAATAGGTTCAATTTCACAATTCCAATTTTTTAAATCTTTACTAGTTGCTAAAAAAAGATCCGTCACGCTGATATCATCTGATACAGCACAACAAATAAGCATATAAAAAATATCTGATGATCCTTTAAAAACATCTATATGCCAAGGAACGTGACCTGTTGGAATATTGATGCTAATATCATTTTGTTCATGATAATTAAAATTTTCAATCGATAACCCTCTAAGAAATTTTATCGATTTCCTACCCCAATTTACAAAAAAAAGATAATACAAGTTTTCATTTATAACTAAAGAGGGAGATAAAGAAAAATCTGAATTAATTACTTCCTTCTGGTTCAGTCTCTTGATCATATTCCAATCATTTAAATTTTTTGAGCAGTAAATATCAATATTTTGATCTGAATGATCTTTATATGTATTTTGTATTGCCATAAGATAACATCCATTTCTCTCATCATAAACGACATCTGGATCATTGTTATAGATCAACATACCTTCTGGGGTATAACCCTCTTTTATAATCGGGTTATTAATGATTGAACCAGAAACATTAATTCCGTCATTTGTAAAAACAATGCATGGATTTTCATAAATATCCATCGAATATGGAAAAGGTGTAAAAGATAAACCATATTTAAATGAACTATTATTGACGACTTTAAAAATATCTGGATGTACAGCCTGTCCATAACCATCTGGAGTTGGAATAGATAACAAAACAGGAGTAATTGAACTTAGATTTACTACTATTATTAGAATTAGACTTATTATTAACATTTTATTTCAAAAAAAGGGAGTTCAACTCCCTTTAATTCCTAGTAAGGTTTTTTTCCATAAATTTTCTGATAATTTTCAATATACTTACTACTGTCATAGAAAAGCAGACCGGAATTAGCAGTGTGACCAAATCTACCAGAAAGAATTATATCCCAACCTGTACGATATTTAGGATTTGGATTTTTATAATTAGACATTGTTCCATCTGGTTTTAAAGCATAATACTCTGCATCTCCATTAGTGGGATCATAGAACAATAGATCACCATTATTCCTACCACTACCATAATTTCCTGGAACAATTGTTCTCCAGTTTTTTCTCCAATTATTATGAGTTTTAATATTCTTGAATCCTCCATCTGAAGTGAAAGAATAAAACTCTCCAACACCTTTGTCTTGATCATAAAATAAAATATCAGAGTATTGATCATGATTCAAATTGACTTCTTTAACCTGATGCCAATTTTTTCTCCAATTTTTAAAGACCTTTAAAGATTTCCTTTTTCCATCCTTTGCAAAGTCAAGTAGTTCTGCCTCACCAGTTGCATAATCATATAACAGAATCTCTCTTGCTAAATCGCCATCTACGTTAACACTTACAATTGTTTTCCAGCTTTTTCTCCAATCCGTTTGTGAAGTAACAAGTTTAAGACTAGGTCCTTCAAATCTATAGATCTCTGCAACTCCATTCGCTGGATCATAAAAAAGTATCTCGTCTCTTGAATCCCCATCATAGTCAAACATCAAAATATTTTTCCATGTTTTTCTAAACCCAGTATACTTATTTATAAGCTTAATTCCATTCGGAGTTGTAGAGTAAGATTCAGCTTCTCCAGTAGTCGGATCATAAAAGAAAATATCTTCTATACCATCATTATCAAATTGACCACTAAAGATAACAGTCCAGTTATCTCTCCAATTATCAGCAGTAAACTCCTTCTGACCAAGAATTCCTTCATTAGTCTTATACCTTTCACCTGTTGCAGCAAAAGCTAGCGAGACAAAAAGAAACAAAAGCACTGTACATAATTTCT carries:
- a CDS encoding glycosyltransferase family 2 protein, with translation MKNDLISVVIANYNNSKFLPQCIESVLKQSYKNFEIIIVDDCSTDDSLRVLEEYSEKFKNIRVFQNTKNSGVTKTRHSAILNSKGKYITTLDADDYYYSDDKLEKEYSHLISMKSKSIKPVITYSDIAIVDFEGKFIKNWYDDQILPEGDILENIFFRNCVIPRDFLFERELYFEVGGYDLDVPIYEDYDLDIRLAKKCQFYFSGTIGTAYRQNPNGLSKAKMIKHYFWIIKIVNKNKKLIKGYKKIYSYLYRLYLNIIIYYIKKNKFLDFLYNRVKKSLKFY
- a CDS encoding flippase, which gives rise to MINKLLENKHFINASALTIEKIIAFPITFFVSVLVARYLGAEFWGVFNYALSIVSVIGVITGLGLENIVIRELVKNEDRKNELLGSALFIRLIATTIGFFSVLSISFFHSDYYSRMVILIMSFEVLFSFLNPFEWFFNAKVKTKYIAIVRFISVILTASVKLLFIYLEMSLLAFAFSGLITLFITILLNLYLFTSKFDSLKNLKVKFEDIKYFLKNSWPLLLSGLVAIIYMRIDQIMITNMLTSADNGNYSVAVRISELYYIIPGTATTALLPWLIMARKNDYSLYLKRLQKLYFSFFWLAVFVSFVIYFFSEYGITLLFGNEYLNSVPALKIHIWGSVIVSVGLITNKWIIVENLQKYEFNYLLVGALVNIILNYLMIPKFGINGAAFATVVAQFIANILAPLLFSETRIIIKIIALSIINYKIEDTKF
- a CDS encoding CatB-related O-acetyltransferase, whose amino-acid sequence is MKTYFGGYNKIHNDVEVYYSWIGIGTYIASNSKLSSSCIGKFCSIGPNISIIKGQHPTKDFVSTHPAFFSLLKEQQAGFNFVDSQYFEDFKFADKDNNYSIVIGNDVWIGANVLILEGVTIGDGVIVAAGSVVTKDLLAYGIYGGVPAKLIRMRFNEEVIQFFKNFRWWNKEISWIRDNSLLFHDVKKFIEVFKGEK